The Kangiella marina genome window below encodes:
- a CDS encoding MotA/TolQ/ExbB proton channel family protein: MVISFAVTSSAVIATAVTSTGTLFDLFKAGGWTMIPIAICSLIAMAIMVERIWALKRERILPKHLVAQVWTWIKNGQFDKSKMRDLKNSSELGEVLTAGLLNHQYGRESMKASINEAGRAVVVRLERYLNTLGSIALVAPLLGLLGTVIGMIKVFTVMRVEGVGNADALAGGISEALITTAAGMAVAIPTLVLHRHFIRRVEELVTDMEQEALKMVDVLHGEREIFTSNQD; encoded by the coding sequence ATGGTTATATCTTTCGCAGTCACATCTTCAGCTGTTATCGCAACTGCTGTCACTTCAACGGGCACGCTGTTTGATTTATTCAAAGCCGGTGGCTGGACAATGATCCCAATTGCTATTTGCTCTTTGATCGCAATGGCTATTATGGTTGAGCGGATCTGGGCATTGAAGCGTGAACGTATTTTACCTAAACACTTAGTCGCTCAGGTGTGGACTTGGATCAAAAACGGCCAGTTCGATAAAAGTAAAATGCGTGATTTAAAAAACAGCTCTGAACTGGGCGAAGTATTAACTGCGGGGCTTTTGAATCACCAGTATGGCCGCGAGTCGATGAAGGCGAGTATCAATGAGGCCGGTAGAGCAGTGGTTGTTCGGTTAGAGCGTTACTTGAACACCCTAGGGTCTATTGCCTTGGTCGCCCCATTATTAGGACTTTTAGGGACCGTTATTGGCATGATTAAAGTCTTTACTGTCATGCGTGTTGAGGGTGTTGGTAATGCCGATGCGTTAGCTGGCGGTATTTCAGAAGCACTTATTACAACCGCCGCTGGTATGGCTGTGGCTATTCCAACCTTAGTTTTGCATCGTCACTTTATTCGTCGCGTTGAAGAGTTAGTGACGGATATGGAGCAAGAAGCATTAAAAATGGTGGATGTTTTACACGGTGAACGTGAAATCTTCACTTCGAACCAAGACTAA
- a CDS encoding biopolymer transporter ExbD produces the protein MWLKKKKEDVQINLTPLIDVVFLLLIFFMVSTSFKKETKVSLTLPEANGETLDAPAQSIEVTVTKSGDIFVNGNGLVNRNIETIKTAIKQSSTDNQTPVIISADAAAPYQAVITVMDAAGQAGFNNLTLPTQKPATDDN, from the coding sequence ATGTGGTTAAAGAAGAAAAAAGAAGATGTCCAAATTAATCTAACGCCATTGATTGATGTGGTTTTCTTGTTGCTGATCTTTTTCATGGTGTCGACCAGTTTTAAAAAAGAAACCAAAGTCAGTTTAACCTTACCGGAAGCGAATGGGGAAACTCTTGATGCGCCAGCGCAGTCTATCGAGGTTACGGTGACTAAATCGGGCGATATTTTTGTTAACGGTAACGGTTTAGTTAATCGCAACATTGAGACCATTAAAACTGCGATAAAACAATCGTCCACAGACAATCAAACACCTGTTATAATCAGCGCAGATGCGGCTGCTCCTTATCAAGCCGTGATAACGGTAATGGATGCTGCTGGGCAGGCTGGTTTTAATAACTTGACCTTGCCGACTCAGAAACCTGCCACTGATGATAACTAG
- the msbA gene encoding lipid A export permease/ATP-binding protein MsbA, with amino-acid sequence MSEKNSEKNSEKNSVIYKRLLGYTKRYKWVFLVGVLANVFFALIEATFVNAIQYLIDDGLKERDRYFLLVQTPLFIIGAIFLRGICNFVSTYCMGWVGRKVVQDLRESLYQKYIRQPAKFFSERAPGNLLSTMTFNTEQVAVASSDAITLALRTGGTILFVLIYLTLISWRLTAFLFFVVPIIGWIIHVSAKRLKRVSSNIQNVVGDVTKTAEETIKGNQVIKIFGGAKREIKNFNNKANRNRQQEMKLIATKGIASPVIQIVAGVGFAAIMYFGSLELLDNRMTGGELVTFITMMGVILKPMRDISNVNTHLQRGIAGAQSVFEILDLDDEPDTGTKVIKRAEGKVSFDKVTFAYEADKAILREISFTAEPGQSIALVGRSGSGKSTIASLIQRLYNPDSGSITVDDMAIESFTLSSLREQIATVSQNVVLFNNTIRHNIAYGRLEDATDEEIIKAAKDAYAWEFIEQLPQQLDTQVGDNGLLLSGGQRQRIAIARAMLKDAPILILDEATSALDTESERHIQKALEALMVGRTTIVVAHRLSTIENADKILVVKDGRIIESGSHHELMNQNGEYTRLQQMQFSE; translated from the coding sequence ATGTCGGAAAAAAACTCAGAAAAGAATTCAGAAAAAAACTCGGTCATTTATAAGCGATTACTGGGCTATACCAAGCGATATAAATGGGTGTTTCTTGTTGGCGTTCTAGCCAACGTTTTTTTTGCGCTAATTGAAGCGACCTTCGTAAATGCTATTCAGTATCTTATCGATGATGGTTTGAAAGAGCGTGATCGTTACTTCCTGTTAGTGCAAACCCCGTTATTCATTATTGGCGCGATTTTCTTGCGCGGAATTTGCAACTTTGTGTCGACTTACTGCATGGGGTGGGTGGGTCGAAAAGTTGTGCAAGATTTGCGTGAAAGCCTTTACCAGAAGTATATTCGCCAACCCGCTAAGTTTTTCTCAGAGCGCGCTCCAGGTAACTTGTTGTCGACCATGACCTTTAACACTGAGCAGGTCGCTGTAGCTAGTTCAGACGCGATTACTTTAGCGCTGAGAACCGGCGGAACCATTCTTTTTGTTTTAATTTACCTGACCTTGATAAGCTGGCGCCTTACTGCGTTTTTATTCTTTGTCGTGCCGATTATTGGCTGGATTATTCATGTAAGTGCTAAGCGTTTAAAGCGTGTCAGTAGTAATATTCAGAATGTGGTAGGGGATGTCACTAAAACCGCAGAAGAAACGATTAAAGGCAATCAAGTCATTAAGATTTTCGGCGGCGCCAAGCGTGAGATCAAAAACTTCAACAACAAAGCGAACCGTAACCGCCAACAAGAAATGAAGCTTATTGCGACCAAAGGTATTGCTTCACCAGTGATACAAATCGTAGCTGGTGTAGGCTTCGCAGCCATTATGTATTTTGGTAGCTTGGAGCTGCTTGATAATCGCATGACTGGTGGGGAACTGGTGACGTTTATTACCATGATGGGCGTTATTTTAAAGCCAATGCGCGATATTAGTAACGTTAATACTCATCTACAGCGGGGTATTGCGGGCGCGCAAAGCGTGTTTGAAATTTTAGATTTAGACGACGAGCCAGACACTGGGACAAAAGTTATCAAGCGAGCAGAAGGTAAGGTGAGTTTTGACAAGGTCACCTTTGCCTACGAGGCGGATAAAGCCATTCTTCGAGAGATCAGCTTCACCGCAGAGCCTGGGCAATCAATTGCCCTAGTCGGTCGCTCTGGCAGCGGTAAAAGCACTATCGCTAGCTTGATACAGAGACTATACAATCCAGACTCTGGCTCTATTACAGTCGATGATATGGCGATTGAGTCTTTCACGCTTTCGTCGCTACGAGAGCAAATAGCCACCGTCTCTCAAAATGTGGTGCTATTTAATAACACCATCCGTCATAACATAGCTTACGGCCGTCTAGAAGATGCAACTGATGAAGAAATCATCAAGGCAGCAAAGGATGCATATGCTTGGGAGTTTATTGAGCAGCTGCCCCAGCAGTTGGATACCCAAGTTGGTGATAATGGTTTATTACTTTCAGGTGGGCAGCGTCAACGAATTGCAATTGCTCGTGCGATGCTTAAGGATGCCCCCATACTGATCCTTGATGAGGCAACGTCAGCTCTGGATACTGAGTCGGAGCGCCATATCCAAAAAGCTCTGGAAGCATTAATGGTCGGTAGAACGACTATCGTGGTAGCGCACCGTCTTTCAACCATTGAAAATGCGGATAAAATTCTGGTGGTTAAAGATGGCCGCATTATTGAGTCAGGTTCGCATCACGAGTTAATGAATCAAAATGGCGAATATACCCGCCTACAACAAATGCAGTTTAGCGAGTAA
- the lpxK gene encoding tetraacyldisaccharide 4'-kinase, whose amino-acid sequence MAISKSQQFFESLWYRPAPWWLWLFLPLQLLLRLVVFTRRLFYKLGVFRSVKLSKPVVVIGNISVGGTGKTPLAIYLLQWLMEQGYKPGLVTRGYGGTAENYPLVMDDDTPPEISGDEPYLIYHRTKARLVVDPVRSRGGQTLIDLGCDIVICDDGLQHYALKRDMEVALIDQSRELGNGWLMPMGPLREPPTRLEQVQMTLVNGTDMTLEPQTIKGVGHTQPLTSKFVNGVAAIGNPQRFFDTLIQQGFEVLPHSFPDHHQYQGADFTDIEGPVVMTEKDAVKCHHFSEDRMYYLPVETRLTPEAEAALQRQILNLLQYN is encoded by the coding sequence GTGGCAATCTCTAAAAGCCAACAATTCTTCGAGAGCTTATGGTATCGCCCAGCACCTTGGTGGCTTTGGCTCTTCTTACCGTTACAGTTATTGTTACGTTTGGTTGTTTTTACGCGCCGACTTTTCTACAAGCTTGGGGTTTTCCGTTCCGTCAAACTGTCTAAGCCTGTCGTCGTTATTGGTAATATCAGTGTCGGCGGCACTGGCAAAACCCCTTTAGCAATCTACCTACTGCAATGGCTTATGGAGCAAGGTTATAAGCCAGGGCTTGTCACACGAGGTTACGGTGGCACTGCTGAAAATTATCCGTTAGTCATGGACGACGATACCCCACCTGAAATTTCTGGTGATGAGCCTTACCTGATCTATCATAGGACAAAGGCTCGACTGGTGGTTGATCCCGTTCGCAGCCGTGGAGGCCAGACGCTGATTGACCTAGGCTGTGATATTGTCATTTGTGATGATGGTTTACAGCACTACGCACTGAAACGTGATATGGAAGTGGCGCTGATTGATCAGTCAAGAGAGCTTGGCAATGGTTGGTTGATGCCGATGGGGCCGCTAAGAGAGCCGCCAACACGCTTGGAGCAAGTCCAGATGACACTGGTCAATGGAACTGATATGACGCTAGAGCCACAGACCATAAAAGGAGTTGGCCACACTCAGCCTCTAACCAGCAAGTTTGTTAATGGGGTTGCCGCGATTGGTAATCCACAGCGCTTTTTTGATACGCTAATACAGCAGGGTTTTGAGGTTCTTCCCCATAGTTTCCCCGATCATCACCAGTATCAGGGGGCAGATTTTACTGACATAGAAGGGCCTGTCGTGATGACCGAAAAAGATGCGGTAAAGTGTCATCATTTCAGTGAAGATAGAATGTATTATCTGCCTGTCGAGACTCGCCTAACGCCAGAAGCAGAAGCGGCTTTACAGCGTCAGATACTCAATTTATTGCAATACAATTGA
- a CDS encoding Trm112 family protein, with protein MDHKLIDVLVCPLCKGELMYQKEAKELICRFDKLAYPIRDDIPVMLEEQARKVSAEELG; from the coding sequence ATGGACCATAAGTTAATTGATGTTTTAGTTTGCCCCTTGTGTAAAGGTGAGCTGATGTACCAAAAAGAAGCTAAAGAGCTAATTTGCCGTTTTGATAAGTTGGCTTACCCGATTCGTGATGACATTCCAGTGATGCTGGAGGAGCAAGCACGCAAAGTTTCTGCTGAGGAACTGGGTTAA
- the kdsB gene encoding 3-deoxy-manno-octulosonate cytidylyltransferase produces MASTGKNRFVVVIPARFASSRLPGKPLATIGDKPMIQHVYERALLSGADKVIIATDDERIKLAAEGFGGDVCMTRDDHVSGSDRLAEVCQTLGFAEEDIVVNVQGDEPFISPENISQVAQNLSQHSDCVMSTLSTPIVEDKEVFNSNVVKVVASSEGKALYFSRAPIPWQRGSFEQQQVDVRQFCQRHIGIYAYRAGFLATYVSMPPADIEKLESLEQLRVIANGYQIHVETAQEVPGLGVDTEEDLDAANLYFRQHQL; encoded by the coding sequence ATGGCAAGCACTGGCAAAAACCGTTTTGTCGTGGTCATCCCTGCGCGTTTCGCATCGTCACGACTGCCGGGAAAACCACTGGCTACGATTGGCGATAAGCCGATGATACAACACGTATACGAGCGTGCCTTATTGTCAGGTGCCGATAAAGTGATAATCGCCACGGATGACGAGCGTATTAAGCTGGCGGCTGAGGGCTTTGGTGGCGACGTTTGCATGACGCGAGATGACCATGTCTCTGGCAGCGACCGACTCGCTGAAGTTTGTCAGACCTTGGGCTTTGCTGAAGAAGACATTGTGGTGAACGTTCAAGGCGATGAACCTTTTATCTCTCCAGAAAACATCAGTCAAGTGGCCCAAAATCTTTCTCAACATTCTGACTGCGTGATGTCGACCTTGAGCACGCCCATTGTTGAAGATAAAGAGGTTTTCAACTCCAACGTGGTCAAAGTCGTGGCATCTTCCGAGGGCAAGGCGTTATATTTTTCGAGGGCACCAATACCTTGGCAGCGTGGTAGCTTCGAACAGCAGCAAGTTGACGTTCGTCAGTTTTGTCAGCGTCATATTGGTATCTACGCTTATCGAGCCGGCTTTTTAGCCACATATGTCAGCATGCCTCCGGCAGACATTGAGAAGCTAGAATCTTTAGAGCAGCTTCGTGTTATTGCTAACGGCTACCAAATTCATGTAGAAACCGCGCAAGAGGTTCCTGGCTTGGGGGTTGATACCGAGGAGGATTTGGACGCTGCAAACCTCTATTTTAGACAGCACCAACTTTGA
- a CDS encoding low molecular weight protein-tyrosine-phosphatase: MSQFSVLFVCLGNICRSPTAEGVFQHKVNAAGLTDKIRVDSAGTSAFHVGESPDHRSQQEAKKKGYDLSYIRSRKAEAKDFVDFDLVIAMDLENYHNLSLLKTSGYDDKLKLFIRDYAPEFDIEEVPDPYYGGADGFSKVLNMIEVASDNLLEELKEQFNAAS, translated from the coding sequence ATGAGTCAGTTTTCAGTCTTATTTGTTTGTTTAGGCAATATCTGTCGATCTCCAACCGCAGAAGGTGTTTTTCAGCACAAAGTTAATGCCGCTGGTTTAACTGATAAAATTCGCGTGGACTCTGCTGGAACGAGTGCCTTTCATGTCGGTGAATCACCTGATCACCGTTCGCAGCAAGAAGCAAAGAAGAAAGGCTATGATTTATCTTACATCCGCTCACGAAAGGCTGAGGCAAAAGACTTTGTTGATTTTGACCTTGTCATTGCAATGGATCTTGAGAATTATCATAACTTATCGCTTTTAAAAACAAGTGGTTACGATGATAAATTAAAGCTATTTATTCGTGATTATGCGCCGGAGTTTGATATCGAGGAAGTGCCCGATCCTTATTATGGCGGTGCGGATGGGTTTTCCAAGGTGCTGAATATGATTGAGGTGGCGAGCGATAACTTGTTAGAAGAACTCAAGGAGCAATTTAATGCAGCCAGCTGA
- a CDS encoding DUF924 family protein: MQPADILSFWFQELQPKDWWVKSYDLDNRIAGRFGECHLAASLGELESWRRQGREYSASGLLAEIIVLDQFSRNIFRDSPKAFAQDAQALTLSQLAVSLGLDSTLTDSEKQFLYMPYMHSESRVIHQHAVPLFKALGDDKGYSFELKHKEIIDRFGRYPHRNSILGRQSTDEELEFLQQPGSSF; encoded by the coding sequence ATGCAGCCAGCTGACATTCTGAGCTTCTGGTTCCAAGAATTACAACCCAAAGATTGGTGGGTCAAAAGCTATGATTTAGACAATAGAATCGCTGGTCGCTTTGGAGAGTGTCATTTAGCGGCCTCTTTAGGAGAGCTTGAAAGCTGGCGCCGACAAGGAAGAGAGTACTCTGCATCAGGATTACTTGCTGAAATTATCGTCCTCGATCAATTTTCCCGTAATATCTTTCGCGATAGCCCAAAAGCGTTTGCACAAGATGCTCAAGCACTGACCTTGTCACAACTTGCGGTATCTTTAGGCCTAGACTCTACATTAACCGACTCGGAAAAACAGTTCCTTTACATGCCTTATATGCACAGTGAATCGCGCGTGATACACCAGCATGCCGTGCCACTGTTTAAAGCGCTTGGCGATGACAAAGGTTACAGTTTTGAGCTTAAACACAAAGAAATTATAGACCGGTTTGGCCGTTACCCTCACCGTAATTCGATCCTTGGTCGGCAATCAACTGATGAGGAGTTAGAATTTTTGCAACAACCAGGCTCGTCTTTCTGA
- the argS gene encoding arginine--tRNA ligase translates to MLTTIEHDLSQLFGQAFEANDLSFDFGSTVRCTRPELGDFQCNGAMAAAKQGAGNPFVTAEKVVASLASNDVIKKVDIVRPGFINIFVDENYLANKLTVFAADKTFGASEDLSNTKVMIDFGGPNVAKSMHVGHLRTAIIGDSLQRIFRFKGYTVVSDAHLGDWGTQMGMLIEGLKKRQPDLPYFDKDFKGPYPEESPVTIQDLETIYPEESGLCKSDDEAAEKARQATLELQNGREGYRALWQHFVSVSIATLKRDYGELGVSFDLWKGESDADPFIPVILKELEEKNISIKDQGALIVPFVDDAGEKIMPPLILRKSDGAVMYGTTDLATLYERVYEDQADIVLYVVDGRQQQHFKQVFAAADLMSMDRKTVYEHTYFGTVNGKDGKPFKTRTGGVMKLHDLIQMAKEEARKKLAESNFGVDFEDAEKEEIAHKVAISTLKFADLRNFRIKDYIFDLEKFSEFEGKTGPYLLMQVARIKSILRKATEVDAAPGALQATTDNERALTFKLLEFNAAMNKTIEKRAPHFLCEHLYNLAQDFSSFYQKQHILKEADEEKRASLLQLSSICLSQLEVGLELLGIETLERM, encoded by the coding sequence ATGTTAACCACCATTGAACACGATTTAAGCCAATTATTTGGTCAAGCCTTCGAAGCAAACGACTTATCATTCGATTTTGGATCAACAGTTCGCTGTACACGACCAGAATTAGGCGATTTTCAATGCAATGGTGCTATGGCTGCGGCGAAACAGGGTGCCGGAAATCCTTTTGTAACTGCGGAAAAGGTTGTCGCAAGTTTAGCAAGCAATGATGTTATCAAAAAAGTGGATATTGTCCGTCCTGGCTTTATTAACATCTTTGTCGATGAAAATTACTTAGCCAATAAGCTAACAGTGTTCGCTGCTGACAAGACCTTCGGGGCGTCAGAAGACTTATCCAATACCAAGGTCATGATTGATTTTGGTGGCCCAAACGTCGCTAAATCAATGCATGTTGGACATCTTCGAACAGCGATCATTGGGGATTCGTTGCAGCGAATTTTCCGCTTTAAAGGTTACACAGTGGTATCCGATGCACACTTAGGTGACTGGGGCACCCAGATGGGCATGTTGATTGAAGGCTTAAAGAAGCGCCAGCCAGATCTCCCGTATTTTGATAAAGATTTTAAAGGCCCTTATCCTGAAGAGTCGCCAGTCACTATTCAAGACTTAGAAACCATCTATCCAGAAGAGTCAGGACTCTGTAAATCAGACGATGAGGCGGCTGAAAAGGCTCGCCAAGCGACCCTCGAACTACAGAATGGGCGAGAAGGTTATAGAGCCTTGTGGCAACATTTCGTATCGGTTTCGATTGCGACTCTTAAACGTGATTATGGTGAACTGGGTGTCTCTTTTGACTTATGGAAGGGGGAGAGCGACGCTGATCCTTTCATCCCGGTGATCTTGAAGGAGTTGGAAGAAAAGAATATTTCCATTAAGGATCAAGGCGCATTGATTGTTCCTTTTGTGGATGATGCCGGCGAGAAAATCATGCCTCCGCTTATTTTACGCAAATCCGACGGGGCTGTGATGTACGGAACTACGGATCTTGCGACATTGTATGAGCGCGTCTATGAAGATCAGGCCGATATCGTGCTCTATGTTGTTGATGGTCGTCAACAGCAACACTTTAAGCAAGTATTCGCGGCGGCAGATCTCATGAGCATGGATCGCAAAACGGTTTATGAGCACACCTATTTTGGAACCGTTAACGGCAAGGATGGCAAGCCATTCAAGACGCGTACCGGTGGCGTTATGAAGCTCCACGATCTGATCCAGATGGCGAAAGAAGAAGCTCGAAAGAAGCTTGCGGAATCTAACTTCGGGGTTGATTTTGAGGATGCTGAAAAAGAAGAAATAGCACACAAAGTTGCTATTTCGACGCTTAAATTTGCTGACTTGAGAAACTTCAGAATTAAAGACTATATTTTTGACTTAGAAAAATTTAGTGAATTTGAAGGGAAAACGGGCCCTTACTTATTAATGCAAGTAGCTCGAATTAAGTCGATTTTGCGTAAGGCAACGGAAGTTGACGCCGCGCCTGGAGCGCTACAAGCAACCACTGATAACGAGCGTGCGCTAACCTTCAAGTTGCTTGAGTTCAACGCGGCAATGAATAAAACCATTGAAAAACGTGCACCTCACTTCTTATGCGAACACCTCTACAATCTTGCCCAAGACTTCAGCTCTTTCTATCAGAAGCAGCACATTCTTAAGGAAGCTGATGAAGAAAAGCGTGCGAGTCTATTGCAGCTATCTTCAATTTGTTTGAGCCAGTTAGAAGTCGGTTTAGAGTTGCTCGGAATTGAAACTTTAGAAAGAATGTAA
- a CDS encoding NAD-dependent succinate-semialdehyde dehydrogenase, with protein sequence MNKELLKEQAYINGEWISATNTFDVDNPFDNGVIASVTDCTAEHADNAIEAASEAFKSWSKTTAKQRSSLLLAWHQLIIDNTDELAELLTIEQGKPLSEAKNEILYGASYIKWFAEEALRINGDLLPSPDGEKQIQIHKLPVGVVGIITPWNFPQAMIARKVAPALAAGCTVVIKPASETPLSALAMAELADRAGIPAGVINIVPSTSSSDIGKALTSNPKVRKISFTGSTAVGKKLIEQSAENVQKVTMELGGNAPFIVFDDADIEAATEGLMASKFRNSGQTCVCANRVFVHETLYDEFIKVLGKKVSALTLGNGLSASVQITALINQKGIDKVLRLIKQATDSGVEVLVGGSLSKEYQNIIEPTVLSKVSKDMEISCEEIFGPVVALIPFSQDDEVIAAANDTSAGLASYAYTENRHRINRLIHELEYGMVGINTGKLSNEMAPFGGVKESGMGREGSKYGISDYLDIKYACID encoded by the coding sequence ATGAATAAAGAACTATTGAAAGAGCAGGCTTATATCAACGGAGAATGGATTTCAGCCACTAACACATTTGATGTGGATAATCCTTTCGATAATGGTGTTATTGCATCAGTAACTGACTGCACAGCAGAGCACGCAGACAATGCGATAGAAGCCGCAAGTGAAGCTTTTAAAAGTTGGTCAAAGACAACAGCAAAGCAGCGTTCTTCGTTGTTGTTAGCTTGGCATCAATTGATCATCGATAACACTGATGAGCTTGCTGAACTATTGACCATAGAGCAGGGCAAGCCACTGTCAGAAGCTAAAAATGAAATTCTTTATGGTGCTTCTTACATCAAGTGGTTTGCCGAAGAAGCACTGAGAATCAATGGTGACTTATTACCATCCCCCGACGGCGAGAAACAGATTCAAATTCATAAGCTTCCGGTTGGTGTCGTTGGTATTATTACCCCCTGGAACTTCCCGCAGGCTATGATAGCTCGTAAGGTTGCTCCTGCACTGGCTGCAGGCTGTACCGTTGTGATAAAACCAGCTTCCGAAACACCTCTCTCAGCATTGGCAATGGCTGAGCTGGCAGATCGTGCTGGCATTCCTGCTGGCGTAATCAATATTGTTCCAAGCACATCATCAAGTGACATCGGTAAAGCACTGACCTCGAACCCTAAAGTTAGAAAGATTTCGTTTACAGGCTCGACCGCGGTCGGAAAGAAGTTAATAGAACAGTCAGCTGAAAACGTACAGAAAGTCACAATGGAGCTTGGTGGTAATGCACCGTTCATCGTTTTTGATGACGCAGATATTGAAGCGGCCACCGAAGGACTAATGGCCAGCAAGTTCAGAAACTCGGGACAAACTTGTGTTTGTGCGAATAGAGTGTTTGTACATGAAACTCTTTATGACGAGTTCATTAAAGTTCTTGGTAAAAAAGTTTCAGCACTTACTTTAGGTAATGGATTAAGTGCCAGTGTTCAAATCACGGCACTGATTAACCAGAAGGGCATCGATAAAGTCTTACGCTTGATCAAACAGGCCACGGATTCTGGTGTAGAAGTTTTGGTGGGTGGAAGCCTAAGCAAAGAGTATCAAAATATTATCGAACCGACTGTCTTGTCAAAAGTCAGTAAAGATATGGAGATTTCTTGTGAGGAAATTTTTGGCCCGGTCGTTGCGCTGATTCCATTTAGTCAGGATGACGAAGTCATAGCTGCCGCCAATGATACCAGCGCTGGTCTCGCGTCTTACGCGTATACCGAAAACAGACACCGTATAAACCGTCTCATTCATGAGCTTGAATACGGTATGGTTGGCATTAACACAGGCAAGTTGTCCAACGAAATGGCACCGTTTGGTGGCGTGAAAGAATCAGGAATGGGAAGGGAAGGCTCGAAGTACGGTATTAGTGACTATTTAGACATTAAGTACGCTTGTATTGATTAG